From a single Adhaeribacter swui genomic region:
- the sufC gene encoding Fe-S cluster assembly ATPase SufC — protein MLSIRNLHAEVEGKKILKGINLEVKAGEVHAIMGPNGSGKSSLSSVLAGRESYEVTEGEVLFDGKDLLDMAPEIRAREGLFLAFQYPVEIPGVSNINFLRTALNEIREHRGLPALEAKEFLKLTKEKQKLVEFQSKLVNRSLNEGFSGGEKKRNEILQLAMLEPKLSIMDETDSGLDIDALRIVAKGVNQIRNEHNAFVLITHYQRLLEYIVPDFVHVLYDGRIVMSGTKDLALELEEKGYDWIKEEFKTEETAH, from the coding sequence ATGCTGAGCATTAGAAATTTGCACGCCGAAGTAGAAGGCAAAAAAATTTTAAAAGGTATTAATCTGGAAGTGAAGGCGGGAGAAGTTCACGCCATTATGGGCCCGAACGGTTCCGGTAAGAGTTCATTATCCTCCGTGTTAGCCGGCCGGGAATCGTACGAGGTTACCGAAGGAGAAGTACTTTTCGATGGCAAAGATTTACTGGATATGGCTCCCGAAATCCGGGCCCGTGAGGGATTGTTTCTGGCTTTCCAGTACCCGGTAGAAATTCCGGGCGTGTCTAATATCAACTTCCTACGCACGGCCTTAAACGAAATCCGGGAACACCGGGGATTGCCCGCTCTGGAAGCGAAAGAATTTTTAAAATTAACTAAAGAAAAACAAAAACTGGTTGAGTTTCAATCCAAACTGGTAAATCGTTCGTTAAATGAAGGTTTCTCAGGTGGTGAGAAAAAGCGGAACGAGATTCTGCAATTGGCTATGTTGGAGCCTAAGTTATCCATTATGGACGAAACTGACTCCGGCCTCGATATTGATGCTTTACGCATTGTAGCCAAAGGTGTAAACCAGATCCGGAACGAGCATAATGCGTTTGTGTTAATTACTCACTACCAGCGTTTATTAGAATACATTGTGCCGGATTTTGTGCATGTATTATACGATGGTCGTATTGTAATGTCCGGAACCAAAGATTTAGCTCTGGAACTGGAAGAAAAAGGCTACGACTGGATAAAAGAAGAATTTAAAACTGAAGAAACAGCCCACTAA
- the sufB gene encoding Fe-S cluster assembly protein SufB has protein sequence MKDSNEIINDFATKEYEYGFVTDIEMDIAPAGLDEDIIHFISEKKNEPAWLLDWRLKGYQAFQKEEMPHWQNFEMPEMDFQKISYYAAPKNKKKYESLDEVDPELLATFAKLGIPLSEQKTLAGVAVDAVFDSISVATTYKEKLKELGIIFCSITEAVQEHPELVKKYLGSVVPHSDNIFAALNTAVFSDGSFVYIPKGVRCPMELSTYFRINSQNTGQFERTLIIADEGSYVSYLEGCTAPMRDENQLHAAVVELIALENAEIKYSTVQNWYPGDKDGNGGIYNFVTKRGICKGANSKISWTQVETGSAITWKYPAVILQGDNSSGEFYSVAVTGNKQIADTGTKMYHLGKNTKSRIISKGISAGQSNNSYRGLVQIGNKADNSRNFTQCDSLLIGSHCGAHTFPYIETKNSTATVEHEATTSKIGEDQIFYLNQRGIDSEKAVALIVNGYAKEVLNQLPMEFAVEAQKLLSITLEGSVG, from the coding sequence ATGAAAGATAGCAACGAAATTATAAATGACTTTGCCACCAAAGAGTACGAGTACGGCTTTGTGACGGATATAGAAATGGATATTGCCCCGGCCGGTCTGGACGAAGACATTATCCATTTTATTTCTGAGAAAAAGAACGAGCCGGCCTGGTTGCTGGATTGGCGTTTAAAAGGGTATCAGGCTTTCCAGAAAGAAGAAATGCCGCACTGGCAAAACTTTGAGATGCCCGAAATGGATTTTCAAAAAATTTCTTACTACGCGGCTCCCAAGAACAAGAAAAAGTACGAAAGCCTCGACGAAGTTGATCCGGAATTATTGGCTACTTTTGCCAAGTTGGGTATTCCGTTATCGGAGCAAAAAACCTTAGCGGGCGTGGCGGTAGATGCTGTTTTCGATAGTATTTCGGTGGCTACTACCTACAAAGAAAAATTAAAAGAGCTGGGTATAATTTTCTGCTCTATTACCGAAGCGGTGCAGGAACACCCCGAGTTAGTTAAAAAATACCTGGGCTCCGTGGTACCGCATTCCGATAACATTTTTGCGGCACTTAATACCGCAGTGTTTTCCGATGGGTCTTTTGTGTACATCCCCAAAGGGGTTCGTTGCCCCATGGAATTATCTACTTACTTCCGGATTAACAGCCAGAACACGGGCCAGTTTGAGCGTACTTTAATTATTGCGGACGAAGGCAGCTACGTAAGTTACCTGGAAGGTTGTACTGCTCCCATGCGCGACGAAAATCAGTTACACGCCGCCGTGGTAGAATTAATTGCCCTGGAAAATGCCGAGATTAAATACTCTACGGTGCAAAACTGGTACCCCGGCGATAAAGACGGTAATGGTGGAATTTATAATTTTGTAACCAAACGCGGTATCTGCAAAGGCGCCAATTCTAAAATATCCTGGACTCAGGTAGAAACCGGTTCCGCTATTACCTGGAAATATCCGGCCGTTATATTGCAAGGCGATAACTCCAGTGGTGAGTTTTATTCGGTAGCTGTTACTGGTAATAAGCAAATTGCCGATACTGGTACTAAAATGTACCATTTAGGAAAGAACACCAAGAGCCGGATTATTTCGAAAGGAATTTCGGCGGGACAAAGCAATAACAGCTATCGTGGTTTAGTACAAATTGGTAACAAAGCCGATAACTCGCGTAATTTTACGCAGTGCGACTCCTTACTAATTGGCAGCCACTGCGGTGCGCACACCTTTCCGTACATCGAAACCAAGAACAGCACGGCCACCGTGGAGCACGAAGCGACAACTTCTAAAATTGGCGAAGACCAGATATTTTATCTGAACCAAAGAGGTATTGATTCGGAGAAAGCTGTAGCGCTAATCGTGAACGGATACGCCAAAGAAGTATTAAATCAGCTACCGATGGAATTTGCGGTAGAAGCACAAAAGTTATTATCGATTACCCTCGAAGGTAGCGTGGGTTAA
- a CDS encoding HesB/IscA family protein, with the protein MITVSTKAKEYISQLMAKENKDADTFVRVGVKGGGCSGLEYQLQFDSEKKETDEEFTDKDLKVIVDRKSLLYLFGTELDYSDGLNGKGLFFNNPNATRTCSCGESFAV; encoded by the coding sequence ATGATTACGGTATCCACTAAAGCAAAAGAATATATTAGCCAGTTAATGGCAAAAGAAAACAAAGATGCTGATACCTTTGTGCGCGTAGGCGTAAAAGGCGGCGGCTGTTCTGGTTTAGAATACCAGTTACAATTCGATTCGGAGAAAAAAGAAACCGACGAAGAATTCACCGATAAAGACCTTAAAGTAATTGTAGACCGCAAAAGTTTACTTTACTTATTCGGTACCGAATTAGATTATTCGGACGGCCTTAACGGAAAAGGCTTGTTTTTTAATAACCCCAATGCCACCCGTACTTGCAGTTGCGGCGAGAGCTTTGCGGTTTAA
- a CDS encoding helix-turn-helix transcriptional regulator, whose amino-acid sequence MNKASYSLENSFISSQSATDRIVMVLKTQGAQTAGNLAKILGITGEGARLHLLKLAEEGLVQATSESRGVGRPTLNWSLTAVGNARFPNAHGELSTQLLNTIKNELGDAILEQIIDKRGEDILLRYAEELKSCHTLEEKIARFATIRQQEGYLADWAKDDLGFLLVENHCPICAAANASPAICQSELKILKQVLGPAVNVQRVEHILEGARRCAYRITVLH is encoded by the coding sequence ATGAATAAAGCAAGTTATTCCTTGGAGAATAGTTTTATAAGTTCGCAATCGGCCACTGACCGGATCGTGATGGTTTTAAAAACCCAGGGTGCCCAAACTGCTGGAAATCTGGCAAAAATATTGGGCATTACCGGCGAAGGCGCCCGCTTGCACTTATTAAAATTAGCCGAAGAGGGTTTAGTACAAGCTACCTCCGAATCCAGGGGAGTAGGCCGGCCAACCTTAAATTGGAGTTTAACAGCTGTTGGCAATGCTCGTTTTCCTAATGCGCACGGCGAGCTATCGACACAACTACTTAATACCATTAAAAACGAACTAGGCGATGCTATTCTGGAGCAAATAATAGATAAGAGAGGCGAAGATATTTTGCTGCGGTACGCCGAAGAATTAAAATCCTGCCATACTTTAGAAGAAAAAATTGCCCGGTTTGCCACCATTCGCCAGCAAGAGGGTTACTTAGCCGACTGGGCCAAAGACGATCTGGGATTTTTGTTAGTAGAAAATCATTGCCCTATTTGCGCAGCGGCAAATGCCAGTCCGGCAATTTGCCAATCAGAACTGAAAATATTAAAACAAGTACTTGGCCCGGCAGTAAATGTGCAACGGGTAGAACATATTCTGGAAGGCGCCCGCCGATGTGCTTACCGTATTACCGTATTACACTAA
- a CDS encoding 2Fe-2S iron-sulfur cluster-binding protein yields the protein MINLTIIDRDGSRQDLEIPEGINLSLMEVLKASEYDILATCGGMGICATCHVEVLEAPETLPPVNDTELDMLDTLPEAGPNSRLSCQLRVNETLEGAIFKIMGESN from the coding sequence ATGATTAACCTCACCATTATCGACCGGGATGGCAGCCGCCAGGATTTAGAGATTCCGGAAGGTATTAACTTATCCTTGATGGAAGTTTTGAAAGCCTCGGAGTACGATATTCTGGCGACGTGCGGTGGCATGGGCATTTGTGCTACCTGCCACGTAGAAGTGCTGGAAGCTCCGGAAACTTTGCCTCCCGTAAACGATACCGAACTAGATATGCTGGATACCTTGCCCGAAGCCGGCCCTAACAGTCGTTTATCGTGCCAGTTGCGGGTGAACGAAACCCTGGAAGGCGCAATTTTTAAAATTATGGGCGAATCGAACTAA
- a CDS encoding NAD(P)/FAD-dependent oxidoreductase → MITTDICIIGAGPVGLFAVFEAGLLKMRCHLIDALPQVGGQLSEIYPQKPIYDIPGFPAINAQDLVNNLLDQINPFHPTFTLGERVEKLERQEDGSYLVTSNENTEIHCQVVVIAAGLGSFEPRKPAVERLEDFEGKGVAYMVKNPELFRDKRIVLAGGGDSALDWTLFLSEIAKEVTLIHRGETFRGAPDSAEKVFAKAEQGQINLILNANVSALNGNGHLKEIAVVQKDKSVTNLDVDYFIPLFGLTPKLGPIADWNLAIDKSAIEVNTKDFMTNVERIYAIGDINTYPGKLKLILCGFHEAALMAQSAFKYVFPEQKLSFKYTTVNGIHAL, encoded by the coding sequence ATGATAACTACTGATATATGCATTATTGGTGCCGGGCCCGTAGGGCTGTTTGCTGTTTTTGAAGCCGGTTTATTAAAAATGCGTTGCCATTTAATAGATGCTTTGCCCCAGGTGGGCGGTCAATTATCGGAGATCTATCCGCAGAAACCTATTTATGATATTCCGGGTTTTCCGGCCATTAACGCCCAGGACTTAGTAAATAACTTACTGGACCAGATTAACCCTTTCCATCCTACTTTTACCTTGGGCGAACGGGTAGAAAAACTGGAACGCCAGGAAGATGGCTCTTACCTGGTAACCTCCAACGAAAACACCGAAATTCATTGCCAGGTAGTGGTAATTGCCGCCGGTTTAGGTTCTTTTGAGCCCCGCAAACCTGCCGTGGAGCGCCTCGAAGATTTTGAAGGCAAAGGGGTAGCGTACATGGTTAAAAACCCGGAATTGTTCCGCGATAAGCGCATTGTGTTAGCCGGTGGCGGCGACTCGGCCCTGGATTGGACTTTGTTTTTATCCGAAATAGCCAAAGAAGTAACGCTAATCCATAGGGGCGAAACGTTCCGGGGAGCGCCCGATTCGGCGGAAAAAGTATTTGCCAAAGCCGAACAAGGCCAGATTAACTTAATTTTAAATGCTAATGTATCGGCTTTAAACGGTAACGGCCACTTAAAAGAAATTGCGGTAGTGCAAAAAGATAAAAGCGTTACAAACCTCGACGTAGATTACTTTATTCCGCTCTTTGGTTTAACGCCTAAACTTGGACCCATCGCCGACTGGAATTTAGCCATCGATAAATCGGCTATTGAGGTAAATACCAAAGATTTTATGACCAACGTAGAACGCATTTACGCCATCGGTGACATTAACACCTATCCGGGCAAGTTAAAGTTAATTTTGTGCGGTTTCCATGAGGCAGCATTAATGGCACAAAGCGCTTTTAAATACGTATTCCCGGAACAAAAATTAAGTTTTAAATACACTACTGTAAACGGTATTCACGCTTTATAA